The Hordeum vulgare subsp. vulgare chromosome 4H, MorexV3_pseudomolecules_assembly, whole genome shotgun sequence genomic interval AGGGCCGATGCCGAAGGGGATGAACGCGTAGGGGTGCCTCCGCTTGCACTCCTCGCTCTCGGGATCGAAGCGCTCCGGACGAAATGCGTCGGGCTCCTGGAACTGCTCCGGGTCTCTTCCTAGCACTTCCGACGCTAGCCACACCCAAGTTCCCTGCACACGTACCCCCATTTTAAAACACTTCTTCGTTAGTCCCTCCTTTTCCGTTCATAAGTCTCGTTCATATTTTAGATCAAATTTTGAGAGAAAATtgcacaaaccatcaactatcgaGAACATATATGCATATGACCCCTACTCTTTGGATCTGTTGAACAAAACACCACATATTGGTGTAGACCATTGCATCTAGCTAGATCTAACCTTTGATTTgattatgttcatatgattcctAACATGTGGGTCCCACTTGTAAGTGCACACGTGGCAAAACATATGCCGCATCATCTAACTTGGGCTTAGCTGCAAGGGGATACACCAATCGGTGGTGTTTTatgcaacaaatctgaaaaagTATGTGTTTTGTGCAAAATCAACACTAATCGTTGGGTCTTTATGCAATTGTCTCCAAATTTTGATGAAAATTTTAATTTAAATAAAAAAGTCATCTGTCTAAATTATAATATTTTTATATTTCACTATTCGAATTCATGGTTGAAGTATATATTTTTAATTATAATTAAATATGTAGGTTGACAAATTATAAGGCAGGCAGGTGACACACTAACCTTAGGCAGGAAATAGCCTCCAATCTCAACGTCGTCGGTTGCTTCCCTTGAGAGCACCGGGGACCCAACAAAGAATCTCATGGTCTCCTTCAAAACCTGCTCCAGATAGGGGAACTTGGTGCGGAGGTCGTCGGCGTCGGGCGCCGTGTTCTTGGGCTCAAACGCGTCGATCTCCCGGAGCAGCTTCTCCTCCACCACCGGGTGCATCGCCACGAGGTAGGCCAGGCTCGACAGCGTGAAGGACATGGTGCCGGAGCCTGCGATAAGGTGCTCGTAGGTGAGCGCGCTCACGTAGTCCGGCGTGAAGAGCTCCCTCATGGACTCGCTGGTTTCTATGGCGTTGAGCAGCACGGAGAGGAAGTTCTTCTGTCCGTCCCTCCGGCTGTTCGCCTGCGCCGTCCGCTCCGCCACGATGCCGTCGAGCTCAGCGCTGAGCGACGCGTTGCTGTCGTCCATCCGCTGGTCCACGGAGCCCGGCACGCGCAGCAGCAGCTGCCGCAGCGGCTCCTGGAGCGCCGGCAGGAACGTGCCGGCGACCATGGATAGGGAGCCTGAGAGGTCCATCTTGAGCGACGTGGTGGCGTACAGGTGCTTCTGGATGAAGTCGCCCGACACGGCGCCGTCGATGCCTTTCTCTCCTCCTTGTTCGTTGGTGAGGCCGAAGTCGACGCCGAAGGCGGCCTGGCCGATGACGTCGGTGAAGAGCCTGATGGAGAGGTCGGAGAAGGTGATCTCCTCGCCGGGGAAGAACAGGCTGCCCGCCCGCTCGATGTATGGCTGGATCGCCGGGATGAGGCTCGCCAGATGCGACGGCTGGTAGATGGAGATGATCACGTTCCGCATGGCTTGCCATGTCGAGCCCctgcacatgcatgcatgcggttAGTTTGACCAAAATTGTACCCTCCATTCTAAATGAAGTGAAGTTCTAACTTTGGAGCAAGTACAATAAAATGATGTAGGCAGATTACATATAAGACTTAAAATATTATGTTGTTGGTGAATTGGAGAAAAGAGAAGATGAGAAAGAACAACaaagagaggtgggctatgaactAACAGACTAACAGTGGGCTACAAACGTGCTGCTAAACACTATGTCAAAGAGTAAGGTAGGCGATAATTCAACCCAGAGCCTGTGAACAGTACCGTGATTTACagtagaaaaaaaaaatcaaaaaatctaATTTTTTTTATGGTGTGAGATGCTCCTGTGGATGAACTCCATACAAATTTTTTGTTAAGTTTGGACATTCAAGGAGGTGGTGGCAAAAATAACAAAATCAGACATGAACAATACACTTTTCAAAAGTTTCCCAGACATTTAAAATTTGTCTATTTTGCGACGAGCTCCTTGAATGTCCAAACTTCACCAAAAAAAATGCGTGGATTTCATGCACAGAAGCATCTTGCACCACACAAAAAATTGATAGTACATATAGATTTTTTGAAAGTCAACTTTACAAACTATGACCAAATTTATAGAGAAACTATTTATATTTACAATATCAAATATATACAATGGGATGTATCTATAAGGGTAATTTGGTATTCTTGATGCATATATACGATCCATGCTCTTATACCAAGTCAAACCTTGTAAAGGCTTTTTGCCAGGGAGAATATTTTAAAGTTTCGTCAACTCTATAATACAGTAGTACATACTACtccttctgttttcttttactttACATATAAAACCTGTCTAAAGTTGAACTAAAATTTGACCATACTTATATTTAGAAAAATCGATACTTACAATATTAAATTTatataatatgaaaaataatttcataaTACATCTAATAATATTGATTTGGTAttgtgaatattgatgttttccaGATAAATATGATAAACTTTATTGTATGTGACTTCACACAAATCTTCTATGCAAAGTAAAAAAGAAACGGAAGGAGTAGGATTTACAACATCGAAGTACACAAATACATTTTATGACAATTCTAATAAAACAAATTTAATTTTGTACATGTTGATTTATTTTTCTGTGGGCTGCAATCAAACATCAAGAATTCCAACGCACAACAACGCTAGAACATTAAATAACATGAAATGGAGTGGGTATCTAATTAACACGTAAGCAGTGTATGCGTATGTAAGTACGTACTTGGTGAAGAGGAGGCTCTTGTATTGGATGGGCGAGCTAGCGATGGTGACCGGCACGCTCCTGTCGACCATGCTCTTGAACTTCTTGATGCCGGCCTCCCTGCACAGCTCCGGGTCGGCGACCACCACCACCGGCTGCCTGCCCATGTAAAACCTGTAGATAGGCCCGTATCGCTTTGCGAGGACGCCGAACGCCTGCGAGCCATGCTTGTCCAGCAGCGGCAGGTGGCCGAGGAGGCCGTAGGCGAGGGGCCCGGGGACCCTGCGCAGCCGCCATGACGGCGCGTAGAAATACACAGCGAATGCACCGGCCGCCATGGCCGCCACCGTGAACAGCATCGCCGGGAACGACCACGCCAGCGGCGAGCCCACCTGGCTCCACCGTAGCGCTGCTGCTCCCGCCCCCTCCATTGTTTGTTTTGTGCAACTAAGCTCTGATGCGGCGATTGCTTCTTTCTCGCTCGGGGACATGGTCATAGTAGCAGCACTTATCATACATAGCCTTGCAGAGTTGCAGTGTCGCGGTCATGGCTGCCGCCCATATGGGAGTTTTCTTTAGCGAAACTGAAAAACTAAAGGTGCAGGTTTCGACCGGGTAGTTGGATGCCGCAAATTTCGTTTGAGGATGTATGCATACACAATCAGATACGAGATATTCCACTCAATTTGTTTTAACACATGcgatttcttcttttttttttagCCCCAATCACTGACAGCAGGAATTTATTGCACTCAACATATTTTATTCTTTCAATCAAAAATCACTCATccgtatttttagcatgatttcaCACTCCATAATACTTTTAACTTTTGAATAAATGATCCATTTTTCAATACATTTGCAGACCTGGGTTCATGACATTTAAATCTTTAAAACAAGATCAATGTTGGACATGGTTTGAACAAGTTCCAAATTTGAATGTTGATACAATATTGAAACTTATACTATACTCCTTGCATCCATAGGGTCTAATACGTATTTTGAGGTAGTCTTCGACCAACAATAAATTATTAATAGATGAGATGTACTTCCTCTGTACCGTAATATAGGTCGCTGGAGTAGCTAAAGTTTAGCTACTCCAGTGACCTATATTACGGTATACAGGGAGTATGATATAAAAAAGTATATATATCATCACAAACTCTTTCGAGAAATTCGAGGCTATGCTTTGTATGACATGCATGTCTAATAATATTGTGTATGGAGGAAGTATACCGGATGGTACATAACATTTAAATCTTTAAGACAAGATCAATTTTGGACATGATTTGAACAAGTTCGAATTTGAAAGTTTATAGAATAATGGAACTTATATGATATTCCCTCCATCCACATATATAAGGCTTAATACGTCCTTCGAGGTAGCATTTGACCCATGATAAAATTATTAatatatgagatgtgatgtataaaaattatatcatcgtAAACAAGTTTCACATATGAATTTCAGGGTATGCCTTTTGTGGCATGCATGCCATACAATATTGTGGATGAAAAGTGTATACTGGATGATACAATAATAAAATATGCAAAAGAGAATGCATGAAAAAATAATGAAAACATGTAAAATAGTCGTGCCACAGGAATGAAATCGTATAGAAAATTATGAAAATAATGCCTTTAGAACTCAGCCAAACCATGAAAGATAATTTGACAAAATGATATGAAAACTTATTTCGAGACTCcaaaaatagaaatgaaacctgaATGAAATAATACCCGATATCCGGAATGAAAAAGCAATGAAAACATGCAAAGAAAAAGTAATTTGAATTTAACAAAAAATCAACAGTGTCCAAAATTAATCTTGTTTTGAAGATTTAAATATCATGAATACTAACATCCAAACGGCTTGTCAATCGGATATTTTGTTTAAAATATATAATCGATACAAACTATGTAATCAGACTGAGAAGCATGAATAGATGGGATATGATACTACATTTTTACTTCAAACATACACACTAGTCACTCTGTCATGGGTCCTTCTCGTTAGTTGTTCCACATGTCACGAAGTTGGATAAGAAAGTTACCTGGGTTAAAGGGGAGAGAGGAGATAGTGCGATGTATGTCTGTCCGACAACATGTAATACTCCTTCCTTTTCTGTTTATAGGACTTAAATCCAAAATCTCATCAAGCAAGGTGAATTATGAATGGATTGCATTAATTCTAACTAGCCAATAAAACATTTCTCATATATGCAATTTTCGAGGCAATAAATATAGCATCCTCTTTTTAGTTGGACTTGCATGATGCATGTAAAAAAAGATGCATGCATAATCACTATAATTTTCTTTCTCTTATCTCTACGCATTAAATATGACgtgagactcaaagcactttaactcaattAGACTCAAACTAAAAGACTCAAAACACTTTAACTCAATTGGACTCAAAATAAGTATAatgaaaatctgaaaattttgagatgAGCCCTATAACCGAAAAGGACAGAGTATTGTCATAATAGAGCAATACCTACACAAATCTTCAATCAAAATGTGTGACATCTAACTACCCGATAGAAGCCGGAACCGCTAAAAAACTACGTGTGTTTTCTTTATGCAAATATGTTTTTCATGGAAAGAGACACAACCTTGCAGTGTCGCAGTCATGGTTGCCGTCCATACACGAGTTTTCTTTGTGCAAATTTGTTTTTCGCCGAaacagacgttgaaggagtaaacTTTTGAAGTTCCTGACTACTACGATTGGACGTACGTGTAGTAGAACGAAGAAACAAGAATCCATGTAGCGTGCACTATATCGTCATTCATTGTTTTATGAGATCGATCTGCTATCAACTATGCACATAACGAGCATATTTTAGCCGTCCCGGCTGGCCatgact includes:
- the LOC123447225 gene encoding cytochrome P450 711A1-like, translating into MISAATMTMSPSEKEAIAASELSCTKQTMEGAGAAALRWSQVGSPLAWSFPAMLFTVAAMAAGAFAVYFYAPSWRLRRVPGPLAYGLLGHLPLLDKHGSQAFGVLAKRYGPIYRFYMGRQPVVVVADPELCREAGIKKFKSMVDRSVPVTIASSPIQYKSLLFTKGSTWQAMRNVIISIYQPSHLASLIPAIQPYIERAGSLFFPGEEITFSDLSIRLFTDVIGQAAFGVDFGLTNEQGGEKGIDGAVSGDFIQKHLYATTSLKMDLSGSLSMVAGTFLPALQEPLRQLLLRVPGSVDQRMDDSNASLSAELDGIVAERTAQANSRRDGQKNFLSVLLNAIETSESMRELFTPDYVSALTYEHLIAGSGTMSFTLSSLAYLVAMHPVVEEKLLREIDAFEPKNTAPDADDLRTKFPYLEQVLKETMRFFVGSPVLSREATDDVEIGGYFLPKGTWVWLASEVLGRDPEQFQEPDAFRPERFDPESEECKRRHPYAFIPFGIGPRSCPGQKFAFQQLKLVVIYLYGRYVFRHSPSMESPLQLQFSIITNFKHGVKLQVIDRKA